The Glycine max cultivar Williams 82 chromosome 12, Glycine_max_v4.0, whole genome shotgun sequence genome window below encodes:
- the LOC100812366 gene encoding protein kinase APK1A, chloroplastic-like isoform X2 — protein sequence MGICLSTQIEAGLNSKHVSVDAKDLSSPSSKITKDLSNPISNKITEDLSTPISNKITEDLSTPISNKITEDLSTPISNKITEDLSTPISKVSEILVPLTPQIEGEILQSSNLKNFSLTELTAATRNFRKDSVLGGEGDFGSVFKGWIDNHSLAAAKPGTGVVVAVKRLSLDSFQGHKDRLAEVNYLGQLSHPHLVKLIGYCFEDKDRLLVYEFMPRGSLENHLFMRGSYFQPLSWGLRLKVALGAAKGLAFLHSAETKVIYRDFKTSNVLLDSNYNAKLADLGLAKDGPTREKSHASTRVMGTYGYAAPEYLATGNLSAKSDVFSFGVVLLEMLSGRRAVDKNRPSGQHNLVEWAKPYLSNKRKLLRVLDNRLEGQYELDEACKVATLSLRCLAIESKLRPTMDEVATDLEQLQVPHVKQNRRKSADHFTHGRIATASASPLSRDIANTHP from the exons ATGGGAATTTGTTTGAGCACCCAAATTGAAGCTG GGCTGAATTCAAAGCATGTGAGTGTCGATGCAAAAGATCTCAGCAGTCCAAGcagtaaaattacaaaagatCTCAGCAATCCAATTAGCAATAAAATTACAGAAGATCTCAGCACACCAATTAGCAATAAAATTACAGAAGATCTCAGCACACCAATTAGCAATAAAATTACAGAAGATCTCAGCACACCAATTAGCAATAAAATTACAGAAGATCTCAGCACACCAATTAGTAAGGTCTCAGAGATCTTAGTGCCTCTGACTCCTCAGATTGAGGGTGAGATCTTGCAGTCATCCAATCTGAAGAACTTTAGTTTGACAGAACTAACAGCTGCCACAAGAAATTTCCGTAAAGACAGTGTGTTAGGAGGAGAAGGTGATTTTGGATCAGTTTTCAAGGGCTGGATTGATAACCACTCACTGGCTGCTGCAAAACCTGGCACGGGCGTTGTTGTTGCTGTGAAAAGACTTAGTTTGGATAGCTTCCAAGGTCACAAGGATCGGTTG gCTGAAGTGAACTATCTAGGCCAGCTTTCTCATCCTCATCTAGTGAAATTAATTGGGTATTGCTTTGAAGATAAAGACCGACTTCTGGTCTATGAATTTATGCCTCGTGGTAGCTTGGAGAATCACTTGTTCATGA GAGGGTCATACTTTCAACCTCTTTCTTGGGGTCTACGTTTGAAAGTTGCTCTAGGCGCTGCCAAAGGGCTTGCATTTCTTCACAGTGCTGAAACAAAAGTGATATACCGAGATTTCAAGACCTCAAATGTCTTGCTGGATTCA AATTATAATGCAAAGCTTGCTGATTTGGGGCTGGCAAAGGACGGACCAACACGTGAGAAAAGTCATGCCTCCACCAGGGTAATGGGAACCTATGGATATGCAGCTCCTGAATATCTAGCCACAG GTAATCTGAGTGCTAAGAGTGATGTCTTCAGTTTTGGAGTAGTCCTGCTGGAAATGTTATCTGGCAGGAGGGCTGTGGACAAGAATAGACCATCAGGACAACACAATTTGGTGGAATGGGCCAAACCATACTTATCCAACAAACGCAAACTTTTGCGTGTGTTGGATAATCGTCTTGAAGGCCAATATGAATTAGATGAGGCATGTAAGGTAGCTACCCTCTCTCTGCGATGCCTTGCAATAGAATCAAAGTTGAGACCAACCATGGACGAGGTTGCCACGGATTTGGAGCAGCTCCAGGTCCCCCATGTGAAACAAAATCGTAGAAAAAGTGCTGATCATTTTACCCATGGTAGAATTGCCACTGCTTCTGCTTCCCCGCTCTCACGTGACATTGCAAATACACATCCTTGA
- the LOC100812366 gene encoding protein kinase APK1A, chloroplastic-like, with translation MGICLSTQIEAGLNSKHVSVDAKDLSSPSSKITKDLSNPISNKITEDLSTPISNKITEDLSTPISNKITEDLSTPISNKITEDLSTPISKVSEILVPLTPQIEGEILQSSNLKNFSLTELTAATRNFRKDSVLGGEGDFGSVFKGWIDNHSLAAAKPGTGVVVAVKRLSLDSFQGHKDRLARHGMTHEASLEAEVNYLGQLSHPHLVKLIGYCFEDKDRLLVYEFMPRGSLENHLFMRGSYFQPLSWGLRLKVALGAAKGLAFLHSAETKVIYRDFKTSNVLLDSNYNAKLADLGLAKDGPTREKSHASTRVMGTYGYAAPEYLATGNLSAKSDVFSFGVVLLEMLSGRRAVDKNRPSGQHNLVEWAKPYLSNKRKLLRVLDNRLEGQYELDEACKVATLSLRCLAIESKLRPTMDEVATDLEQLQVPHVKQNRRKSADHFTHGRIATASASPLSRDIANTHP, from the exons ATGGGAATTTGTTTGAGCACCCAAATTGAAGCTG GGCTGAATTCAAAGCATGTGAGTGTCGATGCAAAAGATCTCAGCAGTCCAAGcagtaaaattacaaaagatCTCAGCAATCCAATTAGCAATAAAATTACAGAAGATCTCAGCACACCAATTAGCAATAAAATTACAGAAGATCTCAGCACACCAATTAGCAATAAAATTACAGAAGATCTCAGCACACCAATTAGCAATAAAATTACAGAAGATCTCAGCACACCAATTAGTAAGGTCTCAGAGATCTTAGTGCCTCTGACTCCTCAGATTGAGGGTGAGATCTTGCAGTCATCCAATCTGAAGAACTTTAGTTTGACAGAACTAACAGCTGCCACAAGAAATTTCCGTAAAGACAGTGTGTTAGGAGGAGAAGGTGATTTTGGATCAGTTTTCAAGGGCTGGATTGATAACCACTCACTGGCTGCTGCAAAACCTGGCACGGGCGTTGTTGTTGCTGTGAAAAGACTTAGTTTGGATAGCTTCCAAGGTCACAAGGATCGGTTG GCAAGGCACGGTATGACTCATGAAGCAAGTCTCGAG gCTGAAGTGAACTATCTAGGCCAGCTTTCTCATCCTCATCTAGTGAAATTAATTGGGTATTGCTTTGAAGATAAAGACCGACTTCTGGTCTATGAATTTATGCCTCGTGGTAGCTTGGAGAATCACTTGTTCATGA GAGGGTCATACTTTCAACCTCTTTCTTGGGGTCTACGTTTGAAAGTTGCTCTAGGCGCTGCCAAAGGGCTTGCATTTCTTCACAGTGCTGAAACAAAAGTGATATACCGAGATTTCAAGACCTCAAATGTCTTGCTGGATTCA AATTATAATGCAAAGCTTGCTGATTTGGGGCTGGCAAAGGACGGACCAACACGTGAGAAAAGTCATGCCTCCACCAGGGTAATGGGAACCTATGGATATGCAGCTCCTGAATATCTAGCCACAG GTAATCTGAGTGCTAAGAGTGATGTCTTCAGTTTTGGAGTAGTCCTGCTGGAAATGTTATCTGGCAGGAGGGCTGTGGACAAGAATAGACCATCAGGACAACACAATTTGGTGGAATGGGCCAAACCATACTTATCCAACAAACGCAAACTTTTGCGTGTGTTGGATAATCGTCTTGAAGGCCAATATGAATTAGATGAGGCATGTAAGGTAGCTACCCTCTCTCTGCGATGCCTTGCAATAGAATCAAAGTTGAGACCAACCATGGACGAGGTTGCCACGGATTTGGAGCAGCTCCAGGTCCCCCATGTGAAACAAAATCGTAGAAAAAGTGCTGATCATTTTACCCATGGTAGAATTGCCACTGCTTCTGCTTCCCCGCTCTCACGTGACATTGCAAATACACATCCTTGA